The sequence below is a genomic window from Carassius auratus strain Wakin chromosome 42, ASM336829v1, whole genome shotgun sequence.
atggacatggtcagcaacaatactcaggttgGCTGTgttgtttaaacaatgctcagttggtactaaggggcacaaagtgtgccaagaaaacaccccccacaccattacaccaccaacACCAGCCTAAACctttgagacaaggcaggatggatccatgcttacATGTTCTTTACGctaaattctgaccctaccatccgTATGTCGCAGCacaaatcgagactcatcagactaggcaacgtttttccaatcttctattgtacaattttggtgagcctgtgccaATTGTAACCTCAGACAagcctgtctggcaccaacaaccattccacattaAAAGTCACTTAAGTCCTTAAACAATTAAGTAGTCACCATATCTagccacatctagatgcctaaatgcattgagttgctgccatgtgaatccgctgattagcaatttgtgttaccaagcaatttaACAGGTGTagctaataaagtggccggtgagtgggtatatatatatatatatacatacacacacacacacacattattttatttggtgtCAATGGGAGGTCCTCTGGGCATATATTTTTCTTTCGTGGTTTATTCCCTGACATATGTCATATGTAAAAGTTTCACGCAAGTTTGATGCGTTCTAAAAGGAAAGAGTTGTGTCTTTATTTAAtatcaacaatttttttatttttttattttttataaagaacattGCTTTCTCACATAATGCATTGAAGCAGCCCGTGCATATAATGAATAATCGATTTTGGAGGCATCGATATCAACCAATTCAGCACCACCGCCTTGGACAGCACCTGGTAACCTCGCACGTAAGGATGTATATGTTAAGCAGCCTCCTAAAGTCATTGAAGTATAGTTCGGGAAACAGGCCCAGAACACGTTTACTTTTAGTTAAGACATACCTTTAGAGTCTTCGTAGCGAGCTAAGAGCCCTGTTTGCTATCTCCTTATTTGTTTAATATGGCAGCCTAAAGCCAACATTCAGTTTCTTTCATTCAGCATTATTTACCCCTTCCCAGTGCTGAAATTGTCATGAgtgctttgtttttattgtttagggcccggttccccaaaacgttcttatcgctaagtagttcttaacctattccttaacctctctcttaaccttgtggcacgattcccgacacgttcgtacgctaagtatataaactgtaagtcatactttcgaaaggttggtctggaccattcgtaagctctctcttagcgttgtttgagctcaaaacgctactgtacagcagtctttagaaatcagcgcagcgcagtacaagtcaaactatggtatgttgacaatttTGTGGcttaacaatgattttatgttattttgtaagaatataaattatgttcgcaatggacacaggcctatttatgaagttgactttatgtggtgtaaaaaaatatgtaattaaagcgaattcgACATTTttcctgacgtggctatatttaaaaaaatcgccTCCCAAGACAGCTAATAATGGAGCTGCttgaccttctcagacctgcgcttgccaggctaacgcggcgaaattttgctttaagccctgaagcccagcgctacttttttttctttctttctttctttctttctttctttatttttttaatttgttttttttttgaccgaCCATACTCTGTATctaactctgtctctctctgttcattgtagataggttgcttgaaaacattaaccaatggcaatcaataccgcattaaacagaagtaactgcagctgcttgccaatcaattctgattgtaaagtaccttaccattattataaaagtgtattacataatttttagtcgttaaacccatgtcaagaagcggcacgaTTGGCACAACAACGggatggatgattagcgagggatacccggttcgtctatccgtcacaacatatcgtgtgaacatattactgaccatttgataatttaatttatagtctatattttactgataacttaaactatgttaaaataaatgttactgtaataattttaggaatgtttaatttgcatagagcgtgttgtctttcttaacgctgtattgcaccatcgcgtgaagtggaaaatcgattcatgagcaatcaatgccaactaattcagcaccctcactttggacagcgctcttgttacgtcggacgtaagaggcagcgtgctaagaagcttcctaagtgACAcatcggggaacacacttaggaacataaacaactttggtaagatatatctgtCGAggagcgttatcgggaaaccgggcctAGATGCTTATGAATGTTAAATTCATATGCATTCAAATCaattcaagacattgatgtttgcctacaaaaccaccactggctctgcacccatttacctaaatgtattgcttcagacttatgtgccctctagaagcttgcgttctgcaagtgaacgtcgcttgattgtgccatcccaaagaagcacaaagtcacttttacagacttttaaattaaatgtcgctttggataaaattgtctgctaaatgaataaatgtaaatgcaaatgtaaattatcatttaatgctttttaatggtttaaaaataatattgatacATGTCAGAAAAGTCCGGACTTACAAGGTTCACCTTCTTTCAAGGGCCACAGAATTCGGGAAAGCATTTGGACTGATTGGTTTACAGGAGAAAGTGGGGTAAatacttaacatttatttaaggTGAAGGATACTAACCTGGGTTGCGTTTCCCGAAAGTTTCGTAAGCGTAGAAGTTCGTAAAAACGATCttacgactgatcttaatattacggtctgtttcccaaaagcatcgtattttttttcctaaaacgtaATCATTTTGACATTTGCTATATGTTCATCCATGTGATATTGCGTCCTCACCCACTCAGGCAATTGGTCGCACTTTTTCCACACTAGAAGCATTTTTGTAAAGGTCATAGACAATTAACCAGGCTTTACACTGACACTCGCATTGCTGAATTTGGGGTGGAGCTTTCAAACCATAAAACCAGCTGCCTCCACAGTCTCTCAGTTCACAGTTTCAATAAACGCCTAATGGAAACCTTTCGTCGTTTATCGAAGAGGTCATGAATGGATGCTAGTTCTAAGTTATGTCAAAtgtgttgcttttttttctggacaTATTCAATCCACtttagaagatattttgtactTGCACGATCATTTTTGTTTTGACACAACATGGATGTGGAATTAGATGTAAAGATGGATTTATATTAACACGTTGCTTGATTTCGTGGTACAGAGCATTTCAAAGAATTGATAAGATCAAAAGTAAGcgtaacacatttttatttgttttaaactaCTGTCCAAAGACAGTGTGCTGAATGTttgttaaagtgaaagtgaaaaggtGACGTGACGTACAGCCAAGAATGGTGTCCCATGCTCggattgtgctctgcatttaacccatccaaatgcacacaaacagcattgagtgaacacacacactgtgaacacacaccggagcagtgggcagccatgacCTTTGTGTTACAAGCCCGACTCTCTGACCATTAGACCACGACTTAATAAGCTGCCTGTTTTGAGAGTATATGCTACATGATTTTAAAAGCTCTCAGAGTGACCCTGGGGATCGGTTATGTTTTGTAAATTTATAGGCTTTGTGTATTTCACCCCATGTTGATTCTCAGATGTTGACAGCAAACAGGCCAGGCCTAATAATTTCCACACATAGCAATGAGATCACAAAATTCACAAACATTAAATCAAAACCTGAGCCACAGCaggtcttaataaataaataaataaccgcCTGTAGACTGTGTGCATCAGTGATTTAAACGTTTTAATTCCAAAGTCATATTTATCATTGCAATATTTTACAGCTTTGATAatcaaaaatggaaataaataattgcCGTTAgacattcaaatgttttattggcatatgtacagtaaataaatatgcaattgtGCAAATGTTCaattcactgaaaaaaagtgGTAAATTATGtaaccttaatatatatatatatatatatatatatatatatatatatatatatatatatatatatatatatatatatatatatatgtatgtatgtatgtatatatattaaccCTTTAATACCCCACACACCCCGAATTATTACTATCAAGGGGAAGAATTAGAACTAGTAGgctattactaaaataaaaccagAGATAATTCGACTCTTGACAGATTTTCATGCCAAAAAGGaatttatttttggttaaagAAGAGATTAAAGACTTTATATAACCAACAAACCAGAAAGACCTGACAGTATACTTGCCGGTCGATTCTATTTATAAATGAATGCGCGAAACTGTGAACATACAGGTGTTAGCTATGCTTAACTTGGTTAACTGTGTGATTACTActgaagacagaaaaaaaaaaaactgatcctgATTACTTTCTTATTTAAAACTGCATGATCTAATAAGACAACGCCACACAGATGGGTTTCTTTTCCCGTTTGAAAATTATATCACCCCAATTTTCAATAATAGCGTTACTCACAGCAATTCCTAAATAAATGTCCAAACAATgtgaaaataatatacatttgacAAAAACAATATTGTTACAGTTGACATATGCtcataaaagacatttaaaaagagATTAAGAGTATATAAGTGATGCGATTCATCAAAGACACTGATCCTTCAAAAAAGTACAGTGGTTCATCATTTATCATCAACATAGCACAGAAGGATGTCAAATCATGTATTATAAACATGCAGTTTTCACCATGTTGATTTATCATTATTGAACGCATGCAGCATTACTGTAAGGATAAAATGTGAACTGTATAATCACTAGCCTATATTATCTGCCCCTAAAATACGTTGCAAGTCACggataaataaattaagaaataaatcaatcaaaattgTGCGATCGAAATGAATTATTTCGAAATAtgttacagtttatttatttatttatttttatcgcgCTCTCCTACCCAAGTTATTCGAGTCTCTGGTCGATCCGATCACCGATCTAATGCGTTTGGAAGGAACCACTATTTACATTTTCCCATGTATTaacttgtcaaaaaaaaaaaaatatatatatatatatatatatatataaataaataatgtggaaTTACCTACATGCATCACAACAGCAGTCACACCCTACAGTCCTTTGCACTTATTTAATTTACGCAATATTTTCCCATTTAAATAAAGTATGTAAAGCTGTCTATGATAAACCTGCATACCTGAGAATCCGGTGCAAGACACCAATGGAGTGAATTCGTCGTCTGCATGTTTCAAGAATGATCTCCTGAAGGAAATTTCGATAGCCAATTTTTCCCCCTACTAACCTCATTGTGTATCCACAAATGTGACCACAGAGTGTAATTGCCTATTTTTTCCAGAGGAGGGAGACTTTTGGCTCGCTTCTCTCAATACGTCCCTTGTTAATGAGTTTTGACCACGACTTAAACCTGTTGTACTCTTttgaaaggtttatttttttttacgcacAGCACTCGCCTCGATATGGTAATAATAACCTTTTACACGTAGTGATCATACTTGCAACACGTAGGCTATATATGATCCCACTAATATATCTGTTGTCACGGTATAGCCTACTCTCCCCGCACGCTCTGTCTTGTTTTCTTACACAACAAAAGCACACTAAACACTTTTGCTCACTGATTTGTTACAGTAACCTAAACATTTTCCCCAAATGTTTGATGGTCTCGAAAGATGTTCTCCACGTGTTGAAGTTGGAGACTTGTAACTTGCACACGTATGGATAGTGACACTGCTTCTTGTTCTACTGGGTCGTCTGTAAACTTTTACAAGTGACATTTTGTGAGCTAATAAACTATACCTTCTTTACTTCCACAGGAAACTCTGTGTGCACGCTGTGATAGTGCTGGTCTTTGGAATTCAGTCAATACCTTATATAGTAGGCCTAATCATGTGACAAAGATGCGATTGCATTGTGGAGCATGTGCGTTGGTAAACTGCGTTGGCTACGTTTCTGTGTAATGTCCATAACAATATactttttatatgatttattattatcattattattattattattattattattattattattattatttagttattccACTTCGTCTTTTTGTTCTCACAACTTGTCATTTCTACCTCACGCTAATGGAGCATTTCCATTGCttctatatcaaataaaaactgtttatatCAAGCAGAAGAATATTCAACTCTTTATTCATAAAGACttgtttacttaatttaaaaaaaataataataataattgaaagccAGTTGTGTATGTTTAATTGCAAGTGATGGTTTAGACATCAGAAGTATGGAATACACAAATAAAGAGCTTGGTATTGCAGGGATGCATTGCTATTCTCATTGGTACTGGCGCATGGCTAACTCATCAAGCTTTCACTTGATATaggttatatattaattaattaattattgctcTGCAAAGGAGCACTTCATTCAGATTGTTTTTAACAGATAAAATATTTAACGTGTAGAATATGGGCCAAATACATGTAGCCTATAGTACTCTTTCTCATAACATATAGACTATACACTTCACGAAACGTGGATGCATAAACAGAATTTCTATTGCTTAGACCGCACGCCCATTTCCACGTTTCATAACTGCATacagtcttaaaaaataaaggtgtttcAATAAGGTTCTTCAAGCGATGCTACAGAAggaccatttttggttccacaatgTTTGGTTCAAATGTTCTTTAAAGCACCATCTCTTTTACCTTTCTGTTATCTAAAGAACCTTCTTtctccacaaagaaccttttgtggaacataaatgttcttcagatgttaaaggttatttatggaaccatttggacaaaaaaagttttcatttatttattttcgtgaagcacctttatttttaagagtatattgTTTAACGTATCATCAGCATTGGGAATGCGTCACGTTTAAACAAAGCCTTGCACATTACTTCTAATCTGAATTAATGTATTGAAAAAGTTAAGTTCTGCATTCTGGATGGGACGCACACACACGCAGCCTACCCGAAGAATCCTGGACCAATGAAATCAACCCATCGCTCTCCGCGTAATCAGTTAGATTGACGTGCAGGACGCGTCAGATTGAGTCCAGTAAACTTCACCCTGCGGGATCAGACAGATCCCTCTTTGACTGGAGATGATCACTCGTATCCCATTCTACCCTAGACAAGTTTGGCATGTAGAAGTTTTGCAGCCGGAATAAACAAAGAGGTTGTCGAAGttttttaaacatctttaaaaattaCTGAACGCTGGAGCGTTCAGCCATTTGAAAGGAAACTGTTTTAAAGACACGCATCGCAAGAGCAAATGGGTGAGATCTCATTCACATCTGCATATTTATGTTGCAGAGAGATGCTTTATTTAAACCAGAAATAATCGTAATCTTGAGCTTCAGACTGAACTGTCAAATGTTTGCTTTGGTTATGAGTacttaaataattcaaataaggTGCCTGCCATGCAACGACTGTCTTATTAGGTCAATAATATTAATTATCTCAGCTGACAAAGAACGCAATGTTCCTGGAAAAAAAATCTTGGGTTTGCTTAAGTCACTGAACATGCACAAGATGTGCCATGCTGTTTCACATAGCACTTTTTCCATAGCATAAGTTGAATGCCTTTTGTTTCTTACAGAGCAAAACTACGGGGAGGTGAACCAGCTCGGGGGAGTTTTTGTCAATGGACGTCCTTTGCCCAATGCAATAAGATTACGAATCGTGGAGTTAGCCCAGCTTGGCATCCGACCCTGTGACATAAGCAGACAGCTTCGGGTCTCCCATGGCTGTGTGAGTAAAATCCTTACGAGATACAACGAAACTGGGTCCATTTTGCCGGGCGCAATCGGTGGCAGCAAACCACGAGTTACGACACCAAATGTAGTAAAAAACATAAGGGAGTACAAACAAGGAGACCCGGGAATTTTTGCATGGGAGATCCGGGACCGTCTTCTCGCGGACGGAGTATGTGACAAGTACAACGTTCCTTCGGTCAGCTCTATCAGCAGGATATTAAGGAACAAGATTGGAAACTTCTCCCAGCCTAACCAATATGAAAATGGCAAGCAAGCAGCTCCGCAGTCCAGCCTCTCGTACTACCCGTATTCATACCCCACTGCAATGTCTCCCTCCGGGACCAAAATGAGCAATCCTCCCGGTGTCCCTGTCACGGGTGGGCATTTAAGCATTTCCCGCGGTTGGCCTTCAGCGCACACGGTCAGCAATATACTGGGTATTCGGGCTTTCATGGATCCTGCAGGTGAGACTCGGTGTGCGACTATCGGTTTAGACAAATCTTAAGCACATCAAACGGTTACTTAGGCCCCAGCCTCAAGCTTGATTTGTGGTGCCTACACAAAGCAAACTGACGAGGCCTGTGCAAACACCTAATTTGTGGGTTATTATTACAGAGATTAAGTTTGAATATTGATACtttaagtttaaaattaaaatgtgaaatttagaaaccagttattaaaatattttcacacaaatatGGCCTAAGAATAACCTAGTAGGCCTTCGATTAAAAAGTGGTAACCTGCAGTTGTTATAAATATTTAGCTACCCGCTTTTATAGCTAATGATAAAATAGATTTGAACATTTATGATGTATTTATGTTGACTGGATCATGTTAAATAGCATTTTAgactaaaacatttaattagaTATTCAGATGAGCAAATTATATCGATTTAGatattaaaaaacatgtttattatacGTACTACTGTGTGTCTATTCCTTAATTGTGCATTATAACGAATGAATTGTGATCacgcattatatatatatatatatatatatatatatatatatatatatatatatatatatatatatatatatatatatatatatatatataagaaatcattatcatatgaattatatataaaacgCGTTGTTCTATACTGTTTAAATACTGGTCACCTCGA
It includes:
- the LOC113060397 gene encoding paired box protein Pax-1-like isoform X2, translating into MEQNYGEVNQLGGVFVNGRPLPNAIRLRIVELAQLGIRPCDISRQLRVSHGCVSKILTRYNETGSILPGAIGGSKPRVTTPNVVKNIREYKQGDPGIFAWEIRDRLLADGVCDKYNVPSVSSISRILRNKIGNFSQPNQYENGKQAAPQSSLSYYPYSYPTAMSPSGTKMSNPPGVPVTGGHLSISRGWPSAHTVSNILGIRAFMDPAAFASAEGYAPKMEDWGSVNRATFTSAHGVNGIDKSAIDADIKYPQPSSTLSSYVPACAYSPSNQYGVYSGPAGSYVSPGHHWQAQGTSLSHPGGGVAMHPSDNHSSMGFKHAVQDVGRQCLT
- the LOC113060397 gene encoding paired box protein Pax-1-like isoform X1; the protein is MEQNYGEVNQLGGVFVNGRPLPNAIRLRIVELAQLGIRPCDISRQLRVSHGCVSKILTRYNETGSILPGAIGGSKPRVTTPNVVKNIREYKQGDPGIFAWEIRDRLLADGVCDKYNVPSVSSISRILRNKIGNFSQPNQYENGKQAAPQSSLSYYPYSYPTAMSPSGTKMSNPPGVPVTGGHLSISRGWPSAHTVSNILGIRAFMDPAAFASAEGYAPKMEDWGSVNRATFTSAHGVNGIDKSAIDADIKYPQPSSTLSSYVPACAYSPSNQYGVYSGPAGSYVSPGHHWQAQGTSLSHPGGGVAMHPSDNHSSMGFKHAVQDGDRKPPSSLSKHQHEALSNMHGLSTSSS